Sequence from the Aromatoleum petrolei genome:
ACCTGACCCTTCCCGCCGTCGATCAGGATCAGGTCGGGGCATAATCCCTCGCCCGCGGCGACCTTGCCGTAGCGGCGTTCCAGCACCTGCCGCATCGCCGCGAAGTCGTCGCCGCCCGTGATCCCGGTGATATTGTAGCGACGATACTCCGAGTTATTCATCGCGCCATCGACGCACACCACGCAGGAGGCCACCGTCGCCTCGCCCATCGTGTGACTGATGTCGAAGCACTCGACCCGGCGCGGCGGCTCGGGCAGATCCAGCACCTCGCGCAGCGCCTCGAGACGCGCCTCGCTGCGCCCTGTGTCGCGCGCACGGGCGAGTATCGCGAGTCGGGCATTGTTCTCCGCCATCTCCATCCATGCCTTCTCGGCAGCGCTGCGCGGCGCCACCACTGCGCCGGGCTTGTCGCTGATCTCCGCCATCAGTGCCTTGACGGGTTCCAGCGCAACGTTGAGCAGCAGGCGTGTCGGCATGCCGTGGTCGCGGTAGTGCTGCTCGACGAAGGCCAGCGCGCCGTCAAGCGCTCCACAGCCCGCCGCGGCGCTCGGGAACTGGGGACGATCGCCGAGGTGGCGGCCGCCGCGCACCATCGCGATATTCACGCAGGTCAGCCCGCCCTCCTCGACCGCTGCGATGATGTCGACATCCTCGTCCCTGCGGCTGTCGACATACTGCCGCTGCAGCACCGCCTGCAGCACGCGCACCTGGTCGCGGATCGCCGCCGCCTCCTCGAACGCGAGGCGCTCGGCGGCAGCGTGCATGCGCGCGCTCAAGTCGTCGATGACCTCGGAGGCGCGCCCGTCGAGGAAGCGCGCAGCGAGCTTCACGTCGGCTGCGTAACTTTCGCTGTCGATCATCCCGACGCACGGCGCGGTGCAACGCTTGATCTGGTGCAGCAGGCAAGGGCGGGAACGGTTCTGGAACACCGAGTTCTCGCACGTGCGCAGCTGGAAGGTCTTCTGCAGCAGATGGATGCTTTCGCGCACGGCCCAGGCGTTCGGAAACGGGCCGAAGTATCGCGCGCCCTTCGAGAAGGCCCCCCGGTGGTAGGCCAGACGGGGAAAATCGTCGCCGGAGAGCTCTATGTAGGGATAGGACTTGTCGTCGCGGAACAGGATGTTGTAGCGCGGCGCCAGACTCTTGATGAGATTGTTTTCGAGGATCAGCGCCTCAGCCTCGGAACGCGTCGCCGTCACGTCGACGCGCCGGATCTGCGCGACCATCATGGCAATGCGCGGACTGGGCTGGGTGCGCTGGAAGTAGCTCGACACCCGCCGCTTGAGGTTCTTGGCCTTGCCGACGTACAGCACACGCTCCTCGGCGCCTATCATGCGATAGACGCCAGGCTCCTCGGGTACCGTCTTCAGGAAGGCCTTGGCATCGAAAGGCGCGGCGGGCTCGCTCATTGCCGGCAGGCTCGGAAGCGGACGAAGGCTCAGGCGAGCTCTTCGGGTATCTCGACGATGGCCGCTCGCGCCTGCTGGTAGGCCGGGCTGAGTTCGAGCGCGAACGCATCGCAGAACTGCGGACGCGCACGCAAGGCCGCGATCCGCGCCCGACTCTCGGCCTGCACGTCGGGAACCCAGCGGTCGAGCAGATCGGCGGCCAGATCCGGGCGATTGCACACCAGCACCATGTCGCAGCCGGCCGCATAGGCCGCCTTGGCACGTGCGAGGATATCGCCGGCCACGGCAGCCCCTTCCATCGTCAGGTCGTCGCTGAAAACGACCCCCTTGAAGCCCACGCGCCCGCGCAGGACGTCCTGCAACCAGAAGGGCGAGAAGCCCGCAGGATTCGGGTCGACCTTCGGGTAGATGACGTGCGCAGGCATGACGCCGGAGAGCTGGCGGCCGATGCGATGGCGATAGGGCATGACGTCCTCGTTCCAGATCGCGTCGAACTCGCGCTCATCGACGGGAATCTCGAGGTGCGAATCCGCCTCGACGAAACCGTGTCCGGGGAAGTGCTTGCCCACGCACCCCATCCCGGCCTCGGCCATGCCCGCGGCAAGAGCCTGGGCGAGCGATGCCGCGACCTGCGGGTCGCGATGGAAGGAGCGGTCCCCGATCACGCGGCTGCAGCCGTAATCGAGGTCGAGCACCGGCGCGAAGCTGAGATCGACGCCGTGCGCGAGCAGCTCGGACGCGAGCACGAAGCCGACGGCGCGCGCCGCATCCAGGGCCGCCACGTGGTCGCCCGCCCACATCTGCCCGAGCCGGCGCATCGAAGGCAGGCGAGTGAAACCTTCGGTGCGGAAGCGCTGCACGCGCCCGCCTTCGTGGTCGACCGCGATCACCAGCGCCGGGTCGCGCAAGGCGTGGATGTCGGCCGTCAGCGCGGAAAGCTGTTCCGATCCGGTGAAGTTGCGCGCGAACAGGATCACCCCGCCGACCAGCGGGTCGCACAGGCGCTCCCGCTCCTCGTCCGTGAGCGCGGTGCCCGCGACATCCAGCATCACCGGCCCGAGGGGCAGGCGCAACGTGTCTTGAGTCGTCGAATTCATGTCTTCTCGATCAGCGCAAACGCGACCACGTATTCGTTCTCGTCACTCAGCGTGAGGTGCGCATTCAGACCGCGCTCCTGCATGTAGGCCGCGAGCCCAGCGTCGAACATATAGACCGGCTTGCCGAGACCATCGTGCCCGACCCGCACTGCATGCAGCGTCGCTGGGACGGCAACGCCCGTCCCCAGGGCCTTGCCGAAGGCTTCCTTCGCGGCGAAACGCTTCGCAAGGAAGCGGGCCGGATCGCGGCTCGCCCTGAAGCCGTCGCGCTCGTCGCCGATCGCAAGGATGCGCGCCGCGAAGCGCTCACCATTGCGCTCCAGGGCGGAACTCAGGCGGGCGATCTGTACGATGTCGGTTCCGATACCGTGAATCATCCGCGGACGCTCAGCAGCCCTGTCCCGCAGCCTCGCGCATCAGGCGCTTCATCTCCCGCACCGCCTCGCGCATGCCCGAAAATACGGCCCGGCTGACGATGGCGTGGCCGATGTGCAGTTCACGCACGCCTGCGAGCCGCGCGACCGGCTGCACGTTGTAGTAGTTGAGCGCATGGCCCGCATTGAAGCGCATGCCCAGGCCCCGGATCGCCTCGCCCGCATCGCATATCTTCGCGATCTCGGCCAGCACCGACGCGCTTTCGGCGTCCCGTCCGGCATTGTGGAACGCGTGTGCGTAAGGCCCGGTATGGATCTCGCACACGCGCGCGCCAATGCGCGCGGCTGCCTCAACCTGCGCGATCTCCGCGTCGATGAATACGCTGGTGACGATGCCGGCATCCGCCAGGCGCCCCACGACGCTCTTCAGCCGCTCTTCCTGCGCAATGACGTCGAGTCCGCCTTCGGTCGTCACCTCGTGCCGGCCCTCGGGCACCAGCATCGCCATCTCGGGCTTCAGCCGGCACGCGATCCCGACCATCTCATCGGTCGCCGCCATCTCCAGGTTGAGCTTGACCTGCGTCAGCTCGCGCAGGCGGCGCACGTCCTCGTCCTGGATGTGACGCCGATCCTCGCGCAGATGCACAGTGATGCCGTCGGCGCCACCCAGATGCGCCTCCACGGCCGCCCACACGGGGTCCGGTTCCCAAGTGCGGCGCGCCTGGCGCAGCGTCGCCACGTGGTCGATATTCACGCCGAGTTCGATCACAGCTCCAGCAACTCCTTTAAGACCCGGCGCGACTGCAGCGTCTGACCGCCGAGATAATGATTGATCAGCATGCGCAGCAAGGCCTTGCTCTGCGCCAGCGTTTCGGGGCGGGAGAAATCGTCGTGCTCCATGTCGAGCAGCGTCTGCCCGCTCGTTGCCGCCACATCGCCAGTCCCTTCCGGAACCGGTACCGGGCCGCGCTCGATTATATAGAGGTAGTCGGCGCGAGGATCGAGCGGCGCACCCGAGTCGCCGTCCGCAGCGAGACCGATGCCATAGCCCAGCTCACGCAGCAGTGCGAGCTCGAAGCGGCGCAGGATCGGCTCCTGCGGCTCGCCGCGACCGAGGCAGGCGATCGCGCGGGCGTAGGCATCGAACAACACGGGATGCGGGTCCTCGCGGGCCGTCAGCCGGACCATCAGTTCGTTCAG
This genomic interval carries:
- the uvrC gene encoding excinuclease ABC subunit UvrC, with protein sequence MSEPAAPFDAKAFLKTVPEEPGVYRMIGAEERVLYVGKAKNLKRRVSSYFQRTQPSPRIAMMVAQIRRVDVTATRSEAEALILENNLIKSLAPRYNILFRDDKSYPYIELSGDDFPRLAYHRGAFSKGARYFGPFPNAWAVRESIHLLQKTFQLRTCENSVFQNRSRPCLLHQIKRCTAPCVGMIDSESYAADVKLAARFLDGRASEVIDDLSARMHAAAERLAFEEAAAIRDQVRVLQAVLQRQYVDSRRDEDVDIIAAVEEGGLTCVNIAMVRGGRHLGDRPQFPSAAAGCGALDGALAFVEQHYRDHGMPTRLLLNVALEPVKALMAEISDKPGAVVAPRSAAEKAWMEMAENNARLAILARARDTGRSEARLEALREVLDLPEPPRRVECFDISHTMGEATVASCVVCVDGAMNNSEYRRYNITGITGGDDFAAMRQVLERRYGKVAAGEGLCPDLILIDGGKGQVSSALEVLTEVGLESIAMVGVAKGEERKPGLETLIFPDRRAPLNLASDHPALHLIQEIRDEAHRFAITGHRARRAKARIGSRLEDIPGVGATRRRNLLSTFGGLDGVRAATVEDLCRVDGVSRKLAEAIYNALH
- the nagZ gene encoding beta-N-acetylhexosaminidase; this translates as MNSTTQDTLRLPLGPVMLDVAGTALTDEERERLCDPLVGGVILFARNFTGSEQLSALTADIHALRDPALVIAVDHEGGRVQRFRTEGFTRLPSMRRLGQMWAGDHVAALDAARAVGFVLASELLAHGVDLSFAPVLDLDYGCSRVIGDRSFHRDPQVAASLAQALAAGMAEAGMGCVGKHFPGHGFVEADSHLEIPVDEREFDAIWNEDVMPYRHRIGRQLSGVMPAHVIYPKVDPNPAGFSPFWLQDVLRGRVGFKGVVFSDDLTMEGAAVAGDILARAKAAYAAGCDMVLVCNRPDLAADLLDRWVPDVQAESRARIAALRARPQFCDAFALELSPAYQQARAAIVEIPEELA
- the acpS gene encoding holo-ACP synthase, with protein sequence MIHGIGTDIVQIARLSSALERNGERFAARILAIGDERDGFRASRDPARFLAKRFAAKEAFGKALGTGVAVPATLHAVRVGHDGLGKPVYMFDAGLAAYMQERGLNAHLTLSDENEYVVAFALIEKT
- a CDS encoding pyridoxine 5'-phosphate synthase is translated as MIELGVNIDHVATLRQARRTWEPDPVWAAVEAHLGGADGITVHLREDRRHIQDEDVRRLRELTQVKLNLEMAATDEMVGIACRLKPEMAMLVPEGRHEVTTEGGLDVIAQEERLKSVVGRLADAGIVTSVFIDAEIAQVEAAARIGARVCEIHTGPYAHAFHNAGRDAESASVLAEIAKICDAGEAIRGLGMRFNAGHALNYYNVQPVARLAGVRELHIGHAIVSRAVFSGMREAVREMKRLMREAAGQGC
- the recO gene encoding DNA repair protein RecO, which translates into the protein MSQKQRVDGQPGFVLHSHPWRETSLIVEVFSRDHGRVALVAKGARRPMSALRGVIMAFQPLLLDWSGGGEVKTLVRAERSGGQPLLVGRALMCGYYLNELMVRLTAREDPHPVLFDAYARAIACLGRGEPQEPILRRFELALLRELGYGIGLAADGDSGAPLDPRADYLYIIERGPVPVPEGTGDVAATSGQTLLDMEHDDFSRPETLAQSKALLRMLINHYLGGQTLQSRRVLKELLEL